Proteins from a genomic interval of Helicobacter pylori Shi112:
- a CDS encoding TonB-dependent receptor: protein MNDKRFRKYWSFSLFLSLLGMFELEAKEEEKEERKTERKKDKKKNAQHTLGKVTTQAAKIFNYNNQTTISSKELERRQANQISDMFRRNPNINVGGGAVMAQKIYVRGIEDRLARVTVDGAAQMGASYGHQGNTIIDPGMLKSVVVTKGAAQASAGPMALIGAIRMETRSASDFIPKGKDYAMSGAATFLTNFGDRETVMGAYRNNHFDMLLYYTHQNIFYYRDGDNATKDLFRPKADNKVTGSPSEQNNVMAKINGYLSERDTLTLSYNMTRDNANRPLRANFTGTFLPYSCGDFNAFPNEKNPSDCLFENDASLFKTYSVNLVHNVSLNYEREGGSRFGDPKLKINGYTSIRNVQIDPLFRPNDIATIIPFTPNPELGEENECVAQGGIYDAAKQTCSITFKSLGGGSVVANKNLFIINSGFNANVIHTIDHKNDNLFEYGLNYQNLTTFDKAIPNSELVKPGDAPDACLRVTGPNDPNMNGRCQRNGASANVVGVYAQANYTLHPMVTLGAGTRYDVYTLVDKDWQLHITQGFSPSAALNVSPLENLNFRLSYAYVTRGPMPGGLVWMRQDNLRYNRNLKPEIGQNVEFNTEYSSKYFDFRAAGFVQLISNYINQFSSTLFVTNLPAQDIIYVPGYEVSGTAKYKGFSLGLSVARSWPSLKGRLIADVYELAATTGNVFILTASYTIPRTGLSITWLSRFVTDLSYCSYSPYRNGPTDIDRRPSNCPKTPGIFYVHKPGYGVSSFFVTYKPTYKKLEGLSLNAVFNNVFNQQYIDQASPVMSPDEPNQDKYARGMAEPGFNARFEISYKF from the coding sequence ATGAATGACAAGCGTTTTAGGAAATATTGGAGTTTTTCTCTTTTTTTGTCCTTATTAGGAATGTTTGAATTGGAGGCTAAAGAAGAAGAAAAAGAAGAAAGAAAGACAGAAAGAAAAAAGGATAAAAAAAAGAACGCCCAACACACTCTAGGCAAAGTTACCACTCAAGCGGCTAAAATCTTTAATTACAACAACCAGACAACCATTTCAAGTAAAGAATTAGAAAGAAGGCAAGCCAACCAAATCAGCGACATGTTTAGAAGAAACCCTAATATCAATGTGGGTGGTGGCGCGGTCATGGCGCAAAAAATTTATGTGCGCGGTATTGAAGACAGATTGGCTAGGGTTACGGTGGATGGTGCAGCGCAAATGGGCGCAAGCTATGGGCATCAAGGCAATACGATTATTGACCCTGGAATGCTCAAAAGCGTGGTGGTTACTAAGGGGGCGGCTCAAGCGAGCGCGGGGCCTATGGCTTTGATTGGCGCAATTAGAATGGAAACTAGAAGCGCGAGCGATTTTATCCCTAAAGGTAAAGACTACGCCATGAGTGGGGCTGCCACTTTTTTAACCAACTTTGGGGATCGAGAAACCGTGATGGGCGCTTATCGTAACAATCATTTTGATATGCTTTTATATTACACGCATCAAAATATTTTCTATTATCGTGATGGGGATAATGCCACAAAAGATCTTTTTAGACCTAAAGCGGATAATAAAGTTACAGGAAGTCCTAGCGAGCAAAACAATGTGATGGCTAAGATCAATGGTTATTTGAGCGAAAGGGATACCTTAACGCTCAGCTATAACATGACCAGAGATAACGCTAATCGCCCCTTAAGAGCGAATTTTACAGGCACTTTTTTACCCTATTCTTGCGGTGATTTTAACGCTTTCCCTAACGAGAAAAACCCTAGCGATTGCTTGTTTGAAAATGACGCTAGTTTGTTTAAAACTTATAGCGTCAATTTAGTGCATAATGTGAGCTTGAATTATGAAAGAGAAGGGGGGAGTCGTTTTGGTGATCCTAAATTAAAAATCAATGGTTATACAAGCATTAGGAATGTCCAAATTGATCCGCTTTTTAGGCCTAACGATATAGCAACTATCATTCCTTTCACCCCAAACCCAGAACTTGGCGAAGAAAATGAATGCGTGGCGCAAGGGGGTATTTATGACGCTGCTAAACAAACTTGCTCCATCACTTTTAAAAGCCTTGGAGGGGGTTCTGTGGTGGCTAATAAAAATTTATTCATCATCAATTCCGGGTTTAATGCGAATGTGATCCACACCATAGATCATAAGAATGACAATCTTTTTGAATACGGGTTGAATTACCAAAACTTAACCACTTTTGATAAAGCGATCCCTAATAGCGAATTAGTCAAACCCGGCGATGCCCCTGATGCATGCTTAAGGGTTACAGGCCCTAATGATCCCAATATGAACGGGCGTTGCCAAAGGAATGGCGCTAGCGCGAATGTGGTTGGGGTGTATGCGCAAGCGAATTACACCTTACACCCTATGGTAACTTTAGGGGCAGGGACTCGTTATGATGTCTATACTTTAGTGGATAAAGATTGGCAGTTGCATATAACCCAAGGGTTTAGCCCTAGCGCGGCTTTAAATGTCTCGCCTTTAGAGAATTTGAATTTCAGGCTTTCTTACGCGTATGTAACCAGAGGCCCTATGCCTGGAGGTTTGGTGTGGATGCGTCAAGATAATTTGCGCTATAACCGCAATTTAAAGCCAGAAATTGGGCAAAATGTGGAATTTAACACCGAATACAGCAGTAAGTATTTTGATTTCAGGGCCGCAGGTTTTGTCCAACTGATCTCTAACTACATCAACCAATTTTCTTCAACGCTTTTTGTAACCAACTTGCCCGCACAAGATATTATTTATGTGCCTGGTTATGAAGTTTCAGGGACGGCTAAATACAAGGGCTTTTCTTTAGGCTTGAGCGTGGCGCGATCATGGCCTTCTTTAAAAGGGCGCTTGATCGCTGATGTGTATGAATTGGCTGCCACAACAGGCAATGTGTTTATTTTAACGGCAAGCTACACGATCCCACGCACTGGCCTTAGCATCACTTGGCTTTCACGATTCGTTACGGATTTGAGTTATTGCTCTTATAGCCCTTATCGCAACGGCCCTACGGATATTGACAGACGGCCTAGCAATTGCCCTAAAACGCCCGGGATTTTTTATGTGCATAAGCCCGGTTATGGGGTGAGCAGTTTTTTTGTAACCTACAAACCCACCTATAAGAAGCTTGAAGGCTTGAGTTTGAATGCGGTGTTTAATAATGTTTTTAACCAACAATATATTGATCAAGCAAGCCCGGTGATGAGCCCTGATGAACCCAATCAAGACAAATACGCAAGGGGCATGGCAGAGCCTGGCTTTAACGCTAGGTTTGAAATTTCTTATAAGTTTTAA